Proteins from a genomic interval of Benincasa hispida cultivar B227 chromosome 7, ASM972705v1, whole genome shotgun sequence:
- the LOC120081303 gene encoding exosome complex component RRP42 isoform X1: MVGLSIGEKLFIQGGIAQDLRTDGRGRLTYRPISVETDVISQANGSARVRMGGTEVIATVKAELGRPNPMQPDKGKVSISVDCSPIAEPAFEGRGGEELSTELSVALDRCLLGGKSGSGAAIDLSSLIVVEGKLCWDLYIEGLVISSEGNLLDALGAAIKAALSSTGIPKVHVAAESSANEQPEVDVSDEEFLQFDTSGVPAIVTLTKVGKHYIIDATLEEESQMSSAVSISVNRHGHICGLTKRGGAGLDPSIILDMISVGKHVSEELLDKLDSEIVAAQADEEE; the protein is encoded by the exons ATGGTGGGCCTTTCTATTGGAGAGAAGCTTTTCATACAAGGTGGTATTGCTCAGGATCTTCGCACTGATGGTCGAGGGAGACTAACTTATCGACCAATTTCTGTAGAAACTGATGTGATCTCTCAG GCAAATGGTTCAGCAAGGGTCAGAATGGGTGGTACTGAAGTTATTGCTACCGTGAAG GCTGAACTTGGAAGGCCTAATCCAATGCAGCCTGACAAAGGGAAGGTTTCGATCTCTGTTGATTGTAGCCCAATTGCGGAGCCAGCGTTTGAG GGTAGGGGTGGTGAAGAGTTGTCAACAGAACTCTCGGTCGCTCTCGATCGGTGTCTCTTAGGTGGAAAGAGTGGTTCAG GGGCTGCGATTGACCTTTCATCTTTGATAGTTGTGGAAGGGAAGCTTTGCTGGGATCTCTATATTGAGGGCCTGGTCATAAGCTCAGAGGGCAATCTTTTAGATGCCCTTGGAGCTGCCATTAAG GCTGCTTTGAGCAGTACAGGCATCCCAAAAGTCCACGTTGCTGCAGAATCATCAGCCAACGAACAACCTGAAGTTGATGTAAGTGATGAAGAATTTCTACAGTTCGACACATCTGGGGTTCCAGCCATAGTTACATTGACAAAGGTGGGTAAGCACTACATCATTGATGCTACTTTGGAAGAAGAATCTCAAATGAGCTCTGCAGTCTCCATATCCGTCAACAGGCATGGTCACATATGCGGGTTGACAAAACGTGGCGGTGCAGGGCTCGATCCAAGCATAATTCTCGATATGATATCTGTCGGCAAACATGTCAGTGAAGAGTTACTAGACAAGTTGGACTCAGAGATTGTGGCTGCTCAAgctgatgaagaagaatga
- the LOC120081303 gene encoding exosome complex component RRP42 isoform X2, translated as MGGTEVIATVKAELGRPNPMQPDKGKVSISVDCSPIAEPAFEGRGGEELSTELSVALDRCLLGGKSGSGAAIDLSSLIVVEGKLCWDLYIEGLVISSEGNLLDALGAAIKAALSSTGIPKVHVAAESSANEQPEVDVSDEEFLQFDTSGVPAIVTLTKVGKHYIIDATLEEESQMSSAVSISVNRHGHICGLTKRGGAGLDPSIILDMISVGKHVSEELLDKLDSEIVAAQADEEE; from the exons ATGGGTGGTACTGAAGTTATTGCTACCGTGAAG GCTGAACTTGGAAGGCCTAATCCAATGCAGCCTGACAAAGGGAAGGTTTCGATCTCTGTTGATTGTAGCCCAATTGCGGAGCCAGCGTTTGAG GGTAGGGGTGGTGAAGAGTTGTCAACAGAACTCTCGGTCGCTCTCGATCGGTGTCTCTTAGGTGGAAAGAGTGGTTCAG GGGCTGCGATTGACCTTTCATCTTTGATAGTTGTGGAAGGGAAGCTTTGCTGGGATCTCTATATTGAGGGCCTGGTCATAAGCTCAGAGGGCAATCTTTTAGATGCCCTTGGAGCTGCCATTAAG GCTGCTTTGAGCAGTACAGGCATCCCAAAAGTCCACGTTGCTGCAGAATCATCAGCCAACGAACAACCTGAAGTTGATGTAAGTGATGAAGAATTTCTACAGTTCGACACATCTGGGGTTCCAGCCATAGTTACATTGACAAAGGTGGGTAAGCACTACATCATTGATGCTACTTTGGAAGAAGAATCTCAAATGAGCTCTGCAGTCTCCATATCCGTCAACAGGCATGGTCACATATGCGGGTTGACAAAACGTGGCGGTGCAGGGCTCGATCCAAGCATAATTCTCGATATGATATCTGTCGGCAAACATGTCAGTGAAGAGTTACTAGACAAGTTGGACTCAGAGATTGTGGCTGCTCAAgctgatgaagaagaatga